In Salmo salar chromosome ssa03, Ssal_v3.1, whole genome shotgun sequence, a single genomic region encodes these proteins:
- the LOC106598084 gene encoding protein shisa-like-2A: MTANCTSYYSTENAFVNGFLCPKAGSGAHAVFCCGFNDIKYCCDDPNSFFPYEYAYMWWLSVGALIGLSIAAVVLLAFLITVCVLCYLFIATKPSRLDNGLPLRAPGG, encoded by the exons ATGACTGCGAATTGCACAAGCTACTACAGCACAGAAAACGCTTTTGTGAATGGCTTTTTGTGCCCTAAAGCGGGAAGCGGTGCGCACGCGGTATTCTGCTGCGGATTTAACGATATCAAGTATTGCTGTGATGACCCCAACAGTTTTTTCCCCTACGAGTATGCATACATGTGGTGGCTTAG CGTCGGGGCCCTGATAGGTCTGTCCATAGCAGCAGTGGTCCTGCTGGCCTTCCTCATCACAGTCTGTGTCCTCTGCTACCTCTTCATCGCCACCAAGCCCAGTCGCCTTGACAACGGCCTGCCACTCAGAGCACCAGGTGGGTAA